A stretch of the Jeotgalibacillus haloalkalitolerans genome encodes the following:
- a CDS encoding VanZ family protein, which produces MKKLMLTVWMLLICIGVFTGDVGALLSRGQVSFNINPAPSGNMYFQLYPLFHASFFEMTGHFFMFSVLTYLVYINFKQLHLTFLIALIFAVTTELLQPFFGRGADLYDLLANMIGIFLVVFLIAAEAGTDPASSGE; this is translated from the coding sequence TGTATCGGTGTTTTCACAGGAGATGTGGGGGCATTATTGTCGCGGGGACAAGTATCTTTTAACATCAATCCTGCCCCTTCAGGAAATATGTATTTTCAACTATACCCGTTATTCCATGCGAGTTTTTTCGAAATGACTGGACACTTTTTTATGTTTTCGGTGCTGACATATCTGGTCTATATTAACTTCAAACAATTGCACCTGACTTTTTTGATTGCTTTGATTTTTGCTGTCACCACAGAACTGTTACAGCCCTTCTTCGGACGGGGCGCTGATCTGTATGATTTACTGGCTAACATGATTGGGATCTTTCTGGTGGTGTTTTTGATTGCAGCGGAGGCAGGGACAGACCCTGCCTCCAGTGGTGAGTAA
- a CDS encoding mandelate racemase/muconate lactonizing enzyme family protein, translating into MKIIEANIWGIHLPLSEPFVISYATFPHMPSIILELKTDNGLSGFGEAVPDEHVTGESFEGAYALLKHMLIPEVMGESPFNIERIHQKMNDRLIHNPSIKAAVDIACYDLMGKAAGLPVYDLIGGRAHDRLTYPKVISIGTPEKMAAQCTEALNAGYEELKIKLSGDVQADVQRLHTIRQTVGDQVPIRVDVNQGWKTVDQAKRALSQLISLDLDWIEQPLAPHEFDAMNELKSFSVIPLMLDESVVSETDLNRAIVARAADKINIKLMKCGGIYPAVHMAKTAEAAGLTCQIGSMVESSIGSAAGYHAAMARKNISSTELTGPLLFSKDVGNLTYQIPEVVLTGQPGLGIEIDRSVLQDLSVKYDEIKGDIT; encoded by the coding sequence ATGAAGATTATTGAAGCGAACATATGGGGGATCCATCTTCCTCTTAGTGAACCATTTGTCATATCCTATGCGACATTTCCGCACATGCCTTCTATTATTCTGGAACTAAAAACAGATAATGGACTTAGCGGATTTGGTGAGGCTGTACCTGATGAGCATGTAACAGGGGAGTCTTTTGAAGGAGCATACGCGCTTTTAAAGCATATGCTGATCCCTGAAGTGATGGGCGAATCACCTTTTAACATTGAGCGGATCCATCAGAAAATGAATGACAGACTGATACATAACCCTTCAATTAAAGCAGCGGTTGATATCGCCTGCTATGACTTAATGGGAAAAGCAGCAGGTTTGCCGGTATATGATCTGATCGGCGGGAGAGCGCACGACAGGCTCACCTATCCAAAGGTTATTTCAATCGGGACACCGGAAAAAATGGCAGCACAGTGTACAGAGGCACTGAATGCGGGGTATGAAGAATTGAAAATCAAATTGAGCGGAGATGTACAGGCAGATGTGCAGCGCTTGCATACGATTCGTCAGACAGTAGGGGACCAGGTGCCGATCCGGGTGGATGTGAATCAGGGCTGGAAAACAGTTGATCAGGCAAAACGTGCGCTGTCACAGCTTATATCACTTGATCTGGACTGGATTGAACAGCCGCTTGCCCCGCATGAATTTGATGCCATGAATGAACTGAAGTCTTTCTCGGTCATTCCGCTGATGCTTGATGAAAGTGTTGTGAGTGAGACAGATCTGAACAGGGCAATCGTGGCACGTGCAGCGGATAAAATCAATATTAAGCTGATGAAATGCGGGGGAATCTATCCTGCTGTTCACATGGCAAAAACAGCAGAAGCAGCAGGGCTCACCTGTCAGATCGGTTCAATGGTGGAATCCTCAATCGGTTCAGCGGCAGGATATCACGCAGCAATGGCAAGAAAAAATATTTCCAGTACTGAGCTCACAGGTCCACTGCTGTTCTCAAAAGATGTTGGTAATCTGACATATCAGATCCCTGAAGTAGTGCTCACAGGACAGCCTGGTCTTGGCATTGAGATTGATCGCTCCGTGCTGCAGGATTTGAGTGTTAAATATGATGAGATAAAGGGGGATATCACATGA
- a CDS encoding DUF4760 domain-containing protein yields the protein MSVLVGFAAIASGLSGILMSLSSRRGAVFEAIREYYQQGDTSEMIAARRKIYSIEEKETVTYLENSREWTEEQSLAAAELCSFFHFWGMMVRKGYLPLWIFKSASGPSIVRLHYLLNDFIKQRRIENNTYYAQDFEYLAEQIKRKYKIYYPIRRRGRKR from the coding sequence TTGAGTGTCCTGGTGGGGTTCGCAGCGATTGCATCTGGTTTATCGGGTATTCTGATGAGCCTGTCATCGCGCCGTGGTGCAGTGTTTGAGGCAATTCGAGAGTATTATCAGCAGGGCGATACTTCAGAAATGATTGCAGCGAGGAGAAAAATTTACAGTATTGAAGAAAAAGAAACGGTCACATATCTCGAAAATTCACGTGAATGGACAGAGGAACAGTCTCTTGCAGCAGCAGAGCTCTGCTCATTTTTTCATTTCTGGGGCATGATGGTCAGAAAAGGCTACCTCCCGCTCTGGATTTTTAAAAGTGCTTCAGGACCTTCAATTGTAAGACTGCATTATCTGCTTAATGACTTTATCAAACAGCGCCGCATCGAAAACAATACATACTACGCTCAGGATTTCGAATACCTTGCAGAGCAGATCAAACGCAAATATAAAATCTATTATCCGATACGGAGAAGGGGGAGGAAGAGGTAG
- a CDS encoding NERD domain-containing protein, producing the protein MKKIIIITMIVLLALPFLFVFAPWIFTAAMLIGIFFLRTNFPQIKGAAGEWMVNQRLSKLGPEYRTFHDLYVPKADGGTTQVDHIVTSPYGIFVIETKHYDGWIFGSEKQKYWTQTIYKRKEKLYNPIWQNYGHIKAIKHYIDQEKSNHIHSIIAFSQNSTFKFKEEFQSARVIQFPQLLEVIQEHKLAVIDENDLKRINAAFKQLILTDRKQKRHVKKQHVDDIKNPHNTKTQKIKHAPEKPGCPKCGAELSIKRGKHGSFYACTTYPACRFTKRVG; encoded by the coding sequence ATGAAAAAAATCATCATTATAACAATGATCGTTCTACTGGCATTGCCTTTTCTTTTTGTATTTGCACCATGGATTTTCACAGCGGCAATGTTGATAGGAATCTTTTTTCTCAGAACAAATTTCCCTCAAATCAAAGGAGCTGCCGGAGAGTGGATGGTGAATCAGAGGTTAAGCAAGCTTGGTCCGGAATATAGGACGTTTCATGATCTTTATGTACCAAAAGCTGATGGCGGAACGACTCAGGTGGACCATATTGTTACGTCGCCGTACGGCATTTTTGTGATCGAGACTAAGCATTATGACGGCTGGATTTTTGGCAGTGAGAAACAGAAATATTGGACACAGACCATATATAAAAGAAAAGAGAAGCTCTATAATCCGATATGGCAAAACTATGGGCATATCAAAGCGATTAAACATTACATAGATCAAGAAAAATCTAATCACATACACTCAATCATTGCATTCTCACAAAACTCCACATTTAAGTTTAAAGAAGAATTCCAGTCAGCCCGCGTGATTCAATTTCCGCAGCTTTTAGAGGTCATCCAGGAACATAAACTGGCAGTTATTGATGAAAATGATTTAAAAAGAATCAACGCAGCATTTAAACAACTGATCCTGACTGACAGAAAGCAAAAAAGGCATGTCAAAAAACAGCACGTTGATGATATCAAAAATCCTCACAATACAAAAACACAGAAAATAAAGCATGCGCCTGAAAAACCGGGCTGTCCTAAATGCGGTGCAGAACTTTCGATCAAAAGAGGAAAACACGGGTCTTTTTATGCCTGCACAACATATCCGGCGTGCCGGTTCACGAAGAGAGTCGGGTGA
- a CDS encoding DUF3916 domain-containing protein has product MREKKIRGKKRKTKQMLAFMEEATEYFPTEFYGGYWNYPLPVGQSFITSDQISFKIKRLCMQTLIDRAWHLAQQKPKGYDFCRVIAFIHRTDLWRSEIIVFKDEDYYSKFFDRNGDDYKWRRLNDERDITRELNLLKPESFRPIGFDEFIMDEDKNEVRGEIWVVGEMD; this is encoded by the coding sequence ATGAGAGAAAAGAAAATCCGAGGAAAGAAAAGAAAGACTAAGCAGATGCTCGCTTTTATGGAAGAAGCTACAGAATATTTTCCAACTGAATTTTACGGCGGCTACTGGAACTATCCGCTGCCGGTCGGTCAAAGCTTTATTACTTCAGATCAGATATCTTTTAAGATTAAAAGGTTATGTATGCAGACACTCATTGATAGAGCGTGGCATCTGGCGCAGCAAAAGCCTAAAGGGTATGATTTTTGCAGGGTGATTGCGTTTATTCATCGGACGGATTTGTGGCGGTCTGAAATCATCGTGTTTAAAGATGAAGATTACTATAGCAAATTCTTCGATCGGAACGGTGATGATTATAAATGGAGGAGACTCAATGATGAGCGGGATATTACGCGTGAACTGAATCTGTTGAAACCTGAATCGTTTCGCCCGATTGGATTTGATGAATTCATTATGGATGAGGACAAAAATGAAGTGCGGGGTGAAATTTGGGTAGTTGGAGAAATGGATTAG
- a CDS encoding DUF2691 family protein — MIRGISFNIPNKYGKLLADILNPIDLTQFNWHNENEEAYLIVNGQLDHELFSESPKQIEGNELQRRIEDNEHYIIFADLKAFPRGEKAHNIDTYESFLDSNCQMILLIIDCVDVTIYCKDNETLRSLYENARSNQFEDVQYISDVNDGRTRLSVW, encoded by the coding sequence GTGATTAGAGGGATCAGTTTTAATATCCCAAACAAATATGGGAAGTTACTTGCGGATATATTAAACCCGATTGATCTTACACAATTCAATTGGCACAATGAAAACGAAGAGGCTTACTTAATCGTCAATGGTCAATTAGATCATGAACTTTTCTCCGAAAGTCCAAAGCAAATAGAGGGAAATGAACTTCAAAGAAGGATAGAAGACAATGAACATTATATAATATTTGCAGATTTAAAAGCCTTTCCTAGAGGAGAAAAGGCCCATAACATTGATACATATGAATCTTTTTTAGACAGTAATTGCCAAATGATTCTTCTAATTATTGACTGTGTTGATGTCACTATTTATTGCAAGGATAACGAAACATTAAGGTCACTTTATGAAAATGCACGAAGCAATCAGTTTGAAGACGTTCAGTATATAAGTGATGTGAACGACGGAAGAACCAGGCTGTCTGTGTGGTAG
- a CDS encoding suppressor of fused domain protein yields the protein MFEGTLMEAVYVTSPVYFKEAFFVCVDEPGLEIIMAWLIPVTAEEAAFINQYGGEAFEDLLEREDPDLTDLGRVSLV from the coding sequence ATGTTCGAAGGGACACTTATGGAAGCTGTCTACGTGACAAGCCCGGTTTATTTTAAAGAAGCGTTTTTCGTCTGTGTGGATGAACCAGGACTCGAAATCATCATGGCCTGGCTGATTCCAGTCACTGCCGAAGAGGCAGCGTTTATCAATCAATACGGCGGGGAAGCTTTCGAAGACCTACTAGAAAGAGAAGACCCTGATTTAACAGATCTGGGGAGAGTGAGTTTGGTTTGA